A genomic window from Lotus japonicus ecotype B-129 chromosome 1, LjGifu_v1.2 includes:
- the LOC130727831 gene encoding uncharacterized protein LOC130727831 isoform X1 — protein sequence MALSDSVVSNLTMIYVAVIACIKAYGFLNGRTFGGGFVIAASTTVVGMILVATLTWDVSRKATYAFNRHTPPQPPHNHSHEMCKGGICWHGVAVRSPASQVHEIESELAESCCI from the exons ATGGCACTTTCTGATTCCGTGGTGAGCAACCTCACCATGATCTACGTCGCCGTCATCGCCTGCATCAAAGCCTATGGCTTCCTCAACGGCCGAACCTTCGGCGGCGGCTTCGTTATAGCGGCGTCAACCACCGTGGTAGGCATGATCCTCGTCGCGACGTTGACGTGGGATGTCTCGCGTAAAGCCACGTATGCGTTCAACCGCCACACTCCACCGCAACCTCCTCATAATCATAGCCACGAGATGTGCAAGGGAGGTATCTGCTGGCACGGCGTGGCGGTGCGATCACCAGCTTCTCAG GTGCATGAAATTGAATCAGAATTGGCAGAAAGTTGCTGCATCTAA
- the LOC130727831 gene encoding uncharacterized protein LOC130727831 isoform X2 translates to MALSDSVVSNLTMIYVAVIACIKAYGFLNGRTFGGGFVIAASTTVVGMILVATLTWDVSRKATYAFNRHTPPQPPHNHSHEMCKGGICWHGVAVRSPASQRARLHYILNVA, encoded by the exons ATGGCACTTTCTGATTCCGTGGTGAGCAACCTCACCATGATCTACGTCGCCGTCATCGCCTGCATCAAAGCCTATGGCTTCCTCAACGGCCGAACCTTCGGCGGCGGCTTCGTTATAGCGGCGTCAACCACCGTGGTAGGCATGATCCTCGTCGCGACGTTGACGTGGGATGTCTCGCGTAAAGCCACGTATGCGTTCAACCGCCACACTCCACCGCAACCTCCTCATAATCATAGCCACGAGATGTGCAAGGGAGGTATCTGCTGGCACGGCGTGGCGGTGCGATCACCAGCTTCTCAG CGGGCAAGGCTTCATTATATTCTCAATGTTGCTTAA
- the LOC130727830 gene encoding kinesin-like protein KIN-6, which produces MDSTASPLCPSTVTIRRNPPRRARATPKAPDPREIRPFPHDDIQSAAQTPSKSPPEIENLKVFLRIRPILSPNQAPRAKTKTAWPQNPIKRNVAAKKKSSAVCLSVNDPQSVTLSTPSSLQESKRIKSETYGGFSHVFSSDSSQCDVYETMVRPMVDEFLKGRSGMLAALGPSGSGKTHTVFGSPRDPGMVPLTLRHIFKETEQNSKQASRSYYISIFEIYTERGKAEKLLDLLPNGSELSMQQSTVKGMQEVLISNVEQADSLITQAMLKRVTAMTNTNSQSSRSQCIISIRDVPQKCKGVVNPKSNGAVLTIIDLAGAEREKRTGNQGTRLVESNFINNTLMVFGLCLRSLLEHQKNPKKPLQKHFQNSMLTRYLRDYLEGKKRMTLILTAKSGEDDYLDTSYLLRQASPYMQIKYNEVEPPNLVPNKRHYQASIMDNVKLSPSLQHKRVRLVGKHSVQNDEKDVEECNTSKEDASTVCKLDASSTVAFELESDHAQSERSHIIMQNFARVIWNCLKQYNSKLKVAELEIQSLKESIGDEKKKSLELETQLNEFKACCTCSKGGIEKTDTEDSSSVATPQLHNLDREEMLHSKSSYENILNQSDEELTLGTSGTEVEVDFEKSNRELSVSRSKLGHHKALEVDSVSEISSETSHLETSFEPRLDQPDKESVLGTSCPVLDSEKSDREVSISSSEPGHLEALEVDIVSNKPSETLHSKSSYENILDQSDEELTLGTSGTEVEVDFEKSNRELSVSLSKLGHHKALEVDSVSEISSETSHLETSSEPRLDQPDKESVLGTSCPVLDSEKSNREVSISSSEPGHLEALEVDIVSNKPCLDDPSGAKAGVNNSKPPRPKRTLVPSSSILSRDLSTFDLCAEPEKSKGNRSTRKVATAHDPKRSNGSLSLLHLLQGGKSKNRL; this is translated from the exons ATGGACTCTACCGCTTCCCCTCTCTGCCCCAGCACCGTGACCATTCGCCGGAACCCTCCCCGGAGAGCTCGAGCCACTCCCAAAGCCCCAGACCCTCGTGAAATCCGCCCATTTCCTCACGATGACATTCAATCCGCCGCACAAACACCGTCAAAGTCGCCGCCGGAGATCGAAAACCTCAAAGTCTTCCTCAGAATCCGACCCATTCTATCACCCAATCAAGCTCCGCGAGCGAAAACTAAAACCGCATGGCCTCAGAACCCGATCAAAAGGAACGTTGCCGCGAAGAAGAAGAGCTCCGCCGTGTGCTTATCGGTTAACGATCCTCAGTCGGTGACGCTATCAACTCCCTCGAGCCTGCAGGAATCGAAGCGGATCAAATCAGAGACTTACGGTGGCTTCTCTCACGTTTTCTCTTCCGATTCATCGCAG TGTGATGTGTATGAAACAATGGTGAGACCCATGGTGGATGAGTTTCTTAAGGGTAGGAGTGGAATGCTGGCTGCATTGGGGCCTAGCGGGTCAGGGAAGACTCATACCGTGTTTGGAAGCCCAAGGGATCCTGGAATGGTACCTCTAACCCTTCGCCATATCTTCAAGGAGACTGAGCAAAATAGCAAACAAGCTTCCAG ATCATATTACATATCAATTTTTGAGATATATACTGAACGGGGTAAAGCAGAGAAGCTGCTTGATTTATTACCGAATGGCAGTGAACTAAGCATGCAGCAATCCACTGTAAAAGGCATGCAAGAG GTTCTCATCTCTAATGTTGAACAGGCAGATTCCCTAATAACACAAGCAATGTTGAAACGGGTAACTGCAATGACAAACACCAACAGTCAGTCCAG CCGGTCACAGTGCATCATTAGCATTCGTGATGTTCCCCAAAAATGTAAAGGAGTTGTCAATCCTAAGTCAAATGGTGCTGTTTTGACCATCATTGACCTTGCTGGAgctgaaagagaaaaaagaacagGGAATCAG GGGACAAGATTGGTTGAAAGCAATTTTATTAACAACACATTAATGGTGTTTGGCTTATGCTTAAGA TCTTTATTGGAGCACCAGAAAAATCCAAAAAAGCCATTGCAGAAGCACTTCCAAAACTCTATG TTAACTAGGTATCTACGAGATTATTTGGAGGGCAAGAAGCGCATGACATTG ATTTTAACAGCGAAGTCAGGAGAGGATGATTATCTTGATACATCTTACCTACTGAGACAAGCTTCACCTTACATGCAAATTAA GTATAATGAAGTTGAACCACCAAATTTGGTTCCCAATAAAAGACATTACCAAGCTTCCATAATGGATAACGTGAAGCTATCACCTTCTCTACAACATAAGAGAGTTAGACTTGTTGGTAAACATTCAGTGCAG AATGATGAAAAGGATGTTGAAGAATGCAACACTTCTAAGGAAG ATGCTTCAACAGTTTGCAAATTAGATGCAAGTAGTACTGTCGCTTTCGAGTTAGAGAGTGACCACGCCCAAAGCGAGAGAAGTCATATTATTATGCAAAATTTTGCAAGAGTTATATGGAATTGTTTGAAGCAATATAATTCCAAACTAAAG GTTGCGGAATTGGAAATTCAAAGTCTCAAAGAAAGCATCGgggatgaaaagaaaaaaagcctTGAGCTAGAAACGCAGTTGAATGAGTTTAAAGCCTGCTGTACTTGTTCCAAAGGAGGAATCGAAAAAACTGATACTGAAGATTCTTCATCAGTGGCTACTCCTCAGCTACATAATTTGGACCGAGAG GAAATGTTGCACTCAAAGTCATCATATGAGAATATACTTAACCAATCAGATGAAGAACTTACGCTTGGCACTTCCGGTACAGAAGTTGAAGTTGATTTTGAAAAATCAAATAG GGAACTCTCAGTCTCCCGGTCAAAGCTAGGACATCATAAGGCTTTGGAGGTTGATTCAGTTAGCGAGATATCTAGT GAAACTTCTCATTTGGAGACGTCGTTTGAGCCTAGACTTGATCAGCCAGATAAAGAGTCTGTGCTTGGTACTTCCTGTCCAGTGTTAGATTCTGAAAAATCAGATAG GGAAGTCTCAATCTCCTCATCAGAGCCAGGGCATCTTGAAGCTTTGGAGGTTGATATTGTGAGCAACAAACCAAGT GAAACATTGCACTCAAAGTCATCATATGAGAATATACTTGACCAATCAGATGAAGAACTTACGCTTGGCACTTCCGGTACAGAAGTTGAAGTTGATTTTGAAAAATCAAATAG GGAACTCTCAGTCTCCCTATCAAAGCTAGGACATCATAAGGCTTTGGAGGTTGATTCAGTTAGCGAGATATCTAGT GAAACTTCTCATTTGGAGACGTCATCTGAGCCTAGACTTGATCAGCCAGATAAAGAGTCTGTGCTTGGTACTTCCTGTCCAGTGTTAGATTCTGAAAAATCAAATAG GGAAGTCTCAATCTCCTCATCAGAGCCAGGGCATCTTGAAGCTTTGGAGGTTGATATTGTGAGCAACAAACCATGT TTGGATGATCCAAGTGGTGCGAAGGCAGGAGTCAATAACTCCAAGCCTCCTAGGCCAAAAAG GACACTTGTGCCTTCCTCATCCATCTTATCAAGGGACTTGAGTACCTTTGATCTTTGTGCTGAACCAGAGAAATCAAAG GGGAATAGGAGCACAAGGAAGGTAGCTACTGCACATGATCCTAAAAGATCAAACGGGAGTCTCTCTCTGCTCCACTTGCTGCAAGGGGGAAAAAGTAAAAATCGTCTCTAA